One Intestinimonas butyriciproducens genomic window, TCAGGTGGGCTACGGCTTCAAGCGGGCCCTGCTCATCTATCAGCCCTCCAACCGGGGGCGGAACAACGCCATCGCCTGGGCGCTGGCCCGGGCCCTGGCCAGGGCGGGCCATACGGTGACGGTGAACTACCCCTCCCCCGTCCTCCAATATGACCCCATGGAATATGACCTTCTGATCTTCGGAGGCAGCGCCTATATGGGCGAGGTGGGACGCCCCCTGAAAAATTACCTCTCCTCGCTCCGCTTCAGGGGCAAGAAGGTCCTGCTCTTTGTGGTGGGAGAGCTGGAGCGCGCGCCCGAAATGGCCGGCCTGCGGCTCTGTGTTCCCGCCGGGAACCAGGTCCGTTCCATCAAGATCCGTCCCGGCCAGGAGAAGCAGATCAGCCAATTCGCGCTGGGGTAGTATGAGGCAAGAGGCGCCGTCCCTCGCCTCCTAATAAGAAAACATAAGAAAGTCAGTAAAATCAATGTTTTCAAAGGCAGGGAACACGGTACGAAGTCAAAAAATCTCATACTGACAGGCAAGAAGGGCGCTGATTTTCACATCAGCGCCCTTTTCCTGTCCCCACGCCATAGGCAGCCGCCCTATGGCGTTTTTTCATATCCGTACCTATACCCACCCGAAAAATGTATCAATTAGGGTGCGAAAACCTCTGTTTTTTCCTCTCAGAGCGCCGCTTGAAAGGCGGCGTGGGTGTTTTCTCATGGGAAGCGTCCGAGAGGCAGGACAGGGGCTTTTTTGCGCCAAAATCAACACTTTTCAAAACCAGAGAAAGGAGGCGCCGGATATGGCAGTTTTCCGCATCGAAAAGACCAGAGATTACACGGTCATGTCCAACTACCACCTGCGGGACAGGTCGCTGTCCCTGAAAGCGAAGGGGCTGCTATCCCTCATGCTGTCGCTGCCGGAGGACTGGGACTATACCATGAAGGGGCTTGCCCGCATCTGCAAGGACGGTATCGACAGCATCAGCGGCGGGATCCGGGAGCTGGAGGCGCACGGCTATCTCGTCCGGGCGCGCGTCCGCAACGAGAACGGGCAGCTTGGCTCCATCGAGTACACCATTTTGGAGCAGCCGAAGGAGCCGGCACAGACGCCCGCGCCTATCCGGGAAAAACCTATACGGGAAAATCCAATACAGGTGAAGCCAATGTTGGATGCCCCAATTCAGGAAAACCCCGCCCAATTAAATACTAAAGAACAAAATAAAGAATTATCAATTACGCAAGGATCAAGTCCTATCCCATCAAGTCCCCCTACCCCCAGAGAAAAAAGCAGGATCGGACAGGACAGGATGCGGGAGCGCGAGAGCTACCGGGAGATCATTTTGGAGAACATCGACTACGATATCCTCACCCAGGATGAAAAGCTGGACAGGGACCGTCTGGATGAGCTGGTGGAGCTCATGGTGGATACCGTCTGCTCCAACCGTAAGATGATCCGTATCGCCGGGGACGACTACCCCGCCGAGGTGGTGAAGTCCCGGTTCTTGAAGATCGGCAGCTCCCACATCGAGTATGTCCTTGACCGGATGCGGGAGAACACCACCTATGTCCGCAATATCAAGAAATATCTGCTGGCGGCGCTGTATAACGCACCGGTCACGATGGACAGCTACTACACATCCCTTGTCAGCCATGACCTGTACGGCAGCGGAGATCGGAGGTGAACGCCTTGCAGGAAGAAATCACGCAGAAAACCCTTGCGCTTTGTGTGGAGACCGGTAAAATGACCGCCCAGCTCTTGCAGCAGGCCATGAAGAAGGTGCTGGCGGATATGGAAAAGCACAAGAAAAACCCGCAACTCCATCACGGCAAGCAGACACTCCGTCAGCTTATGAAGCACAACACCGGCGTTTCCAACATTGAGATCACGGACCAGAATATCAAGGCGTTCTCCGCCACGGCGAAGAAGTACGGCATTGACTTTGCCCTGAAAAAAGATACCACCGGGGAGATTCCCCGGTACCTGGTGTTCTTTAAGGGCAGGGACGCCGACGCGGTGACGGCGGCCTTCCGCGAGTTCTCCGCAAAGAATCTGGCGAAGGAGAAAAAGCCCTCCATCCGCAGGCGGCTGACCAAGGCCAAGGAGCAGGCGAAGCGGCAGGAGCTGGAGCGGGGCGAGAAGGTCAAAAACAGGAATCGGGGGCTGGAACGATGACGGGAAAGCTGAAAAAGGTCCTGCTGCCGAACCTTCCGTATCTGCTGTTCGCCTGGCTTTTTGATAAGCTCTGCCAGGCGGTCCGGCTCTCGCCGGGGGCGGACGCTTCGGAAAAGCTGCTTCGTATCGCCCAGGGCTTCACCGAGGCCTTCGCTTCCCTCTGGCTCAGCCTGCATCCTCTGGATCTGCTGCTGGGCGTTGCCGGGGCGGCGCTTGTTCGGCTGGCGGTGTACCTGAAAGCGAAAAACGCGAAGAAATATCGCCGTGGCGTTGAGTACGGATCGGCCCGCTGGGGCCGGCCGGAGGATATCGCGCCCTACATAGACCCCGTTCCCGATTGGAACATCCCTCTGACCCGGACGGAAAGCCTCACCATGACCAGCCGCCCGAAGGATCCGAAAACGGCGAGAAATAAAAATATCCTGGTCATCGGCGGCTCCGGCAGCGGTAAGACAAGGTTCTTTGTCAAGCCGTCCCTGCTCCAAATGCACAGCTCCTATGTGGTCACCGACCCCAAAGGGCAGCTCCTTCGGGAGACGGGAAAGCTCCTGGCGCACGGCGGGCCGAAGCGGGACGAGAACGGAAAGCCGGTGCGAGACGGCCGCGGCAAGATCGTCTATGAGCCCTACCGCATCAAGGTCCTGAACACCATCAACTTTTCCAAGAGCATGAAATATAACCCGCTGGCCTATGTGCGCTCCGAGAAGGATATCTTGAAGCTGGTCAATGTCATCATTGCCAACACGAAGGGCGACGGTGAAAAGTCCTCCGAAGATTTTTGGGTCAAAGCCGAGCGCCTTTTATACTGCGCTCTGATCGGCTACATCTGGTACGAGGCGGAGCCGGAGGAGAAAAACTTCATCACCCTGCTGGAGCTCATCAACGCCTGCGAGGCCAGAGAGGACGACGAGACCTATAAAAGCCCCGTGGATATCCTCTTTGACGAGCTGGCGCAGGCGCAGCCGGAGCACTTCGCCGTCAAGCAATATGTCAAATTCAAAATGGCGGCCGGCAAGACACTCAAAAGCATTTTGGTGAGCTGCGGCGCCCGCCTGTCCCCCTTCGATATCAAGGAGCTGCGGGACATTATGACGGAGGACGAATTGGAGCTTGACACGATGGGCGACCGGAAAACGGCGCTGTTCCTCATTATGAGTGATACCGATACCACCTTCAATTTCGTCATTGCCATGCTGCAAAGCCAGCTTTTCAACCTGCTCTGCGACAAGGCGGACGATCTCTATAACGGGCGGCTGCCTGTCCATGTGCGATGCCTTCTGGACGAGTTTGCCAATATCGGCCAGATACCAAACTTTGACAAGCTGATCGCCACCATCCGAAGCCGTGAGATATCGGCTTCTATTATTTTGCAGTCGCAAAGCCAGCTAAAGACCATCTACAAGGACGCGGCAGATACCATTGTCGGCAACTGCGACGTCACCTTGTTTTTGGGAGGCAAGGAGAAGTCAACGCTGAAAGAGATCTCGGAGCTGCTGGGCAAGGAGACCATCGACAGCCTGAGCCAGTCCGAAAATCGCGGCGCGCAGACCTCTCACGGCCTCAGTTATCAGAAATTGGGAAAGGAGTTGATGACCCAGGACGAGATCGCGGTCATGGACGGCGGCAAGTGTATCTTGCAGCTTCGGGGCGTGCGCCCGTTTTTCAGCGACAAGTACGACCTGACAAAGCACCCCCGCTACAAATACCTGTCCGACGCCGACAAAAAGAACGTCTTTGACGTAGAACGGTACATGAAGCGCAGACCGGCCATCGTGAAGCCGGACGAGCCTTTCGATATGTACGAATTGAGCGCAAAAGACCTGACAGACGAACCCGACAACAATTCTACAAAACGAAAGGAAACATGATTTATGGAGTTCTTCAACAGTGCCATCGACGTATTGCAGACCCTGGTCATCGCCCTGGGCGGCGGCCTTTGCGTGTGGGGCGGCATCAACCTTCTGGAAGGCTACGGCCAGGATAACCCCGCGGCCAAATCGCAGGGCGTCAAGCAGCTTGTCGCGGGCGGCGGCGTCGCCCTGATCGGCGTGACCCTGATCCCCCTGCTGTCCGGCCTGCTTGGCTGAGCGGCGGCAGGACCATCCCAACCGGAGGCTCCCGTTTCACGGCGGGAGCCCCCGAAAGGAGGTGTGACCACCCGTGATAATTGAAATGATCCAGGAGTGGTTCAAGGAGCTGCTGATCGACGGCATCATCTCCAACCTCTCCGGGACCTTTGACACCGTGAATACGAAGGTGGGCGAGATCGCCGGCGAGGTGGGTATGACGCCGGCCGGCTGGAATGGCGGCATCTTCAACATGATCCGCGGCCTCTCTGAAACGGTCATCGTTCCCATCGCCGGCATCATCCTCACCTTCGTCATGTGCTATGAGCTGATCCAGCTCATCGTGGAAAAGAATAATCTCCACGATTTTGACACCTGGCTTTTCTGGAAGTGGATCTTCAAGACCTTCTGCGCGGTGCTCATCGTCACCAATACCTGGAATATCGTCATGGCGGTATTCGATATGGCGCAGAGCGTGGTCAATCAGAGCGCCGGCGTCATCATCTCCGACGCGGGGATCGATATTTCCGGCGTGGTCGGCAATTTGGAAACGGCCCTGGCGGACTGGAGCATCGGTTCTTTGCTGGGCCTGTGGTTTCAGAGTATTTTTGTGGGCCTCTGCTCCCATATCCTCACCATCGCCATCTTCCTTGTGATCTACGGAAGAATGATCGAGGTGTATCTGACCGTATCCGTGGGGCCGATCCCCTTTGCCACCATGGCCAACCGTGAGTGGGGTCAGACGGGGCAGAACTATTTGAAGTCCCTGCTAGCCCTGGGCTTTCAGGCGTTTCTCATTATGGTCTGCGTGGGCATCTACGCGGTGCTGGTGCAGAATATCGCCGTGGGGGATGATATCACCGTGGCGATCTGGGAGTGCCTGGGCTATACGGTGCTGCTGTGCTACACCCTGTTCCGCACCGGCAGCCTCGCAAAGAGCCTGTTCGGGGCGCATTGACGGGAGGCGGCCATGAAAAAATACAAGGTCATCTACGCGGATCCGCCCTGGGCCTATAAGGTTTGGAGCAAGAAGGGCGCGGGGCGCAGCGCCGAGAGCCATTACCCCACCATGGACATAGAGGCCATCAAGGCCCTGCCAGTGGGGGAGCTGGCGGACAAGGACTGCGCCCTGTTTCTCTGGATCACCTTCCCCATGCTGCGGGAGGCCTGGGGCGTCATGGACGCCTGGGGCTTCACCTTCAAGACCGTAGCCTTCGTCTGGATCAAGCAGTGCCGGAAGTCGGAGGGCCTGTTCACCGGCATGGGCTACTGGACGCGGGCCAACGCGGAGATCTGCCTGCTGGCGACCCGCGGACGCCCGAAGCGGGCGGCGCGGGATGTGAAGCAGGTCATCCTCTCCCATGTGGAGCGGCACAGCCAGAAGCCGGAGGAGGCGCGGCGGCGGATCGAAGCCCTCATGGGGGACGTGCCCCGTATTGAGCTGTTCGCAAGAGCCTCACCGCCCGGCTGGGATGTGTGGGGAAATGAAGTTGCAAGCGATATCCGGCTTGCGGAAAGGATGTGAACCATTGGCATACGTAACGGTCCCGAAGGACCTGACAAAAATCAAAAGCAAGATGCTGTTCGGCCTGACGAAGCGGCAGCTTGTGTGTTTCGGATCGGCGGCGCTTGTTGGAGTGCCGCTTTTCTTTTTGAGCAAGGGCAGCATGGGCACGACGCCGGCGGCGCTGTGCATGATCCTTGTCATGCTGCCCTTTTTCCTGTTCGCCCTGTATGAGAAGAACGGGCAGACCCCGGAGGCGCTGCTGGGTAATCTGATCCAGTGCAAATTCACCCGTCCGAAAAAGCGTGTCTATCAGACAAATAACGCCTATTCCGCTTTGGAAAAGCAGGCGGAGCTGGAGCGGACGGTGGGGCGGATCGCCTCCGGCGCTGGGAAAAGAGGCAAGGGCCGGCGCAGGCTCACCCGGCAGGAGCGAAAGCAGATCGAGGCCGTCATCCGGCAGGCCAGGGGGGACGGCAAGAATCACACCGTACAGGCAAGCCTCCCCTTCCGCAATATGCACCCGGACGGCCTGTGCCGTCTGGACGACCGGCATTTTTCCAAAACCATCGCCTACGCCGACGTCAGCTACCGTCTGGCGGGGCCGGACGATCAGCGGGATATCTTTGAACGCCTCTGCGACTTCTATAACGGCTATGACCCCTCCATCGGCGTGCAAATGACCCTGAGCAGCAGCCACAAGGCCGGCGGTGGGGACCTGTTCCGCATGGCGGCCCAGGGGGACGATCTGGACGGGATCCGCGCCGAGGCCTCCGGTATCCTGCAAACGCAGTATGAGCGCGGCAGCAACGGCTATGTGAAAAGCAAGTATGTCACGCTGACCATCGAGGCGGAGAGCGTCCAGGCGGCGCGGGCAAGGTTTTCTCGGATCGAGGCGGACACCCTGAACCGCTTCAAGGTCATGGGTGCGGCGGCAAAGGTGCTGGACGGCAAGGAGCGGCTGGCGCTGCTGCACGGCCTCCTCCATCCCAGAGGGGAGCCCTTCGCCTTTGAATGGGACTGGCTGGCGCCCTCCGGCCTGTCCGTAAAGGATTTTATCGCGCCTTCCTCCTTCGAGTTTGGGGAGACACGGCGCTTCCGCATGGGCGAAATGTACGGCGCGGTGTCCTTCTTGCAGATATTGGCCCCGGAGATCCAGGACCGTATCCTCACGGATTTCATGGATGTGGAGGGAAACCTTCTCGTCACCATGCACGTCCGCGGCATCAATCAGAACGAGGCCATCAAGATGGTCAAGCGCAAGATCACCGATCTGGACGCCATGAAGATCCAGGAGCAGAAGAAGGCCGCCCGCAGCGGCTACGATCTGGATATCCTCCCCTCCGACCTCTCCACCTACGGCGGCGCGGCGAAAAATCTCTTGCAGGATTTACAGAGCCGCAACGAGCGAATGTTCAATATGACCTTCCTCATGCTGCATCTGGCGCCCACGAAGCAAAAGCTGGAGATCGCCGTTTCCCAGTCTGCCAGCGTCGCCCAGACCCATAACTGCATCCTGACCCGGCTGGACTTCCAGCAGGAGGACGGGCTGATGTCCTCGCTGCCGCTGGGCCTTAACCGTATCCAAATCGAACGCAGCCTCACCACTTCGGCGCTGGCGGTATTCGTCCCCTTTGTGACCCAGGAGCTCTTTATGGGCGGGGACGCCATGTATTACGGGCTCAACGCCCTGTCCGGCAACATGATCCTGCTGGATCGCAAGCAGTCCCGATGCCCCAACGGCCTTGTGTTCGGCACGCCGGGCAGCGGCAAGTCCATGAGCTGTAAGCGGGAGATCACCTATGTCATGCTGACCACGAAGGATAATGTCATCATCTGTGACCCGGAGGACGAGTATTCCCCGCTGGTGAACCGGCTGGGCGGTCAGGTGATCCGGCTTTCCCCCAACAGCCGAGACTATGTGAATCCCCTGGATATCAACCTCAATTACAGCGAGGAAGAAAACCCGCTGGCGCTGAAAAGCGATTTCGTGCTGTCCTTCTGTGAGCTCATCATGGGCAGCAAGACAGGGCTGGAGGCCATCGAGAAAACCGTCATCGACCGTGCCGTGCAGAAGATCTATCAGCCGTACTTCGCAGACCCCCGGCCGGAGAATATGCCGATCCTCTCCGATCTCATGGCAGCCCTCACCGCCCAGCATATCCCGGAGGCGGACCGTGTGGCCCAGGCGCTTGACCTGTATGTGAACGGCTCTCTCAACTTCTTTAACCACCGTACCACCGTGGATATCCGCAACCGCCTTGTCTGCTTCGATATCAAGGGGCTTGGCAAGAACCTGAAAAAGCCGGGGATGCTCATTGTCCAGGACGCGGTGTGGAACACCGTCACGGTGAACCGCTCCATTGGGCGGGCCACCTGGTATTTCGTGGACGAATTCCATTTGCTTTTGAAGGAGGAACAGACGGCGGCGTACAGCGCCGAGATCTGGAAGCGCTTCCGCAAATGGGGCGGCGTCCCGACCGGGGCAACGCAGAACCCGAAGGACCTGCTGCACAGCCCGGAGATCGAAAACATTCTGGAAAACAGCGATTTTATCTATTTGCTGAACCTCTCCGCGGGCGACCGCAAGCTGATGACGGAGCGGCTGAACATCTCCGCCGAGCAGCTTGCCTATGTGACCAACGCGGACCCCGGCAGCGGCCTTCTGTTCTTCCAAAATGTGATCCTGCCCTTCAAGGACGAGTTTCCCAAGACCACCGAGCTATACAGACTTCTCACGACAAAGCCCAGCGAGGTTTCCCACGACGGGCAAACCGGATAAGGAAAGGATGGGACAAGATATGAAATATGTGATCGACAGCAAGGTATATGAAAACCACATCAATGATGAGGTACATCTGTACGGCCTGCTCCACCAGCTCGCCTTCCTGGCGGGAAAGGCGAAGGACGAGAAGGATCTGGATAATCTGGCCGAGACGGCAAAGCTCTACGGAGAGATCGCGGAGGAAAAGTTTTCCGCCTGGCGTATCCCCGGCCGCTATCTGGTGTTTGGGGACAGGAAGGACCTTGCGGAGCTGAAGGCGGCGGAGCTCACGCCCTTGACCGCCGTGCTGAAAGAGCACGACGCAAAAATCAGGGAAAAGCAGCGCGCCGCCACCGCCGATGATCCCGCCTACATCATTTCCGGCGGCGCCTTCCGTATGCTGGTGGGCGATCTCTTTGACCTGCTGGCACAGTACAGCTTTCTCCGCAACCGTGTTCTGGAAGTGAAAACGGAGCGGCAGCTTGCACGGCTGCAAAAGAATCTCTCCGGCGAGAATCCGTGCATCCGAAGGATGTACCGCAGGTGGGGCTTTGCGGAGGATCAGGGTGTCACCTGCTATGACATTCTGGAGGCAACGCTGCGGCGCAGGCACCTGACGCCCTATGACCCGGAGGAAGCGGCGGAGGACGGCATCGGCTGCGGCCGCTGCTGCGCCCTCTGCGGAGATCATTCCTGCGAGGACGACTATGACTGAGCTGACCCATGTGAGCCTGTTTTCCGGCATCGGCGGGCTTGACCTGGCGGCGGAGGCGGCGGGCTTCCGCACCGTCTGCCAATGCGAGTGGGCGGACTATCCCTATTCCGTTCTGGAAAAGCACTGGCCGGAGGTGCCGAGATTCCGGGATATCACAACTTTTACGAAGGAGGCGTTTTTTGAAAAAACAGGACTTGAAACCGTTACCGTTATCTCAGGCGGATTTCCCTGCCAGCCCTTCTCCACCGCGGGACAGCGAAGGGGCTTTGCGGATGAACGCTACCTGTGGCCGGAAATGTGCCGCGTTATTACCGAGCTGCGGCCCCGTTGGGT contains:
- a CDS encoding flavodoxin family protein, with the protein product MNLWLIPPLTLAALAAALYLIFYWTVRRRDLVRRPVERQVGYGFKRALLIYQPSNRGRNNAIAWALARALARAGHTVTVNYPSPVLQYDPMEYDLLIFGGSAYMGEVGRPLKNYLSSLRFRGKKVLLFVVGELERAPEMAGLRLCVPAGNQVRSIKIRPGQEKQISQFALG
- a CDS encoding DUF6017 domain-containing protein, which translates into the protein MAVFRIEKTRDYTVMSNYHLRDRSLSLKAKGLLSLMLSLPEDWDYTMKGLARICKDGIDSISGGIRELEAHGYLVRARVRNENGQLGSIEYTILEQPKEPAQTPAPIREKPIRENPIQVKPMLDAPIQENPAQLNTKEQNKELSITQGSSPIPSSPPTPREKSRIGQDRMRERESYREIILENIDYDILTQDEKLDRDRLDELVELMVDTVCSNRKMIRIAGDDYPAEVVKSRFLKIGSSHIEYVLDRMRENTTYVRNIKKYLLAALYNAPVTMDSYYTSLVSHDLYGSGDRR
- a CDS encoding PcfB family protein; translation: MQEEITQKTLALCVETGKMTAQLLQQAMKKVLADMEKHKKNPQLHHGKQTLRQLMKHNTGVSNIEITDQNIKAFSATAKKYGIDFALKKDTTGEIPRYLVFFKGRDADAVTAAFREFSAKNLAKEKKPSIRRRLTKAKEQAKRQELERGEKVKNRNRGLER
- a CDS encoding VirD4-like conjugal transfer protein, CD1115 family; this translates as MTGKLKKVLLPNLPYLLFAWLFDKLCQAVRLSPGADASEKLLRIAQGFTEAFASLWLSLHPLDLLLGVAGAALVRLAVYLKAKNAKKYRRGVEYGSARWGRPEDIAPYIDPVPDWNIPLTRTESLTMTSRPKDPKTARNKNILVIGGSGSGKTRFFVKPSLLQMHSSYVVTDPKGQLLRETGKLLAHGGPKRDENGKPVRDGRGKIVYEPYRIKVLNTINFSKSMKYNPLAYVRSEKDILKLVNVIIANTKGDGEKSSEDFWVKAERLLYCALIGYIWYEAEPEEKNFITLLELINACEAREDDETYKSPVDILFDELAQAQPEHFAVKQYVKFKMAAGKTLKSILVSCGARLSPFDIKELRDIMTEDELELDTMGDRKTALFLIMSDTDTTFNFVIAMLQSQLFNLLCDKADDLYNGRLPVHVRCLLDEFANIGQIPNFDKLIATIRSREISASIILQSQSQLKTIYKDAADTIVGNCDVTLFLGGKEKSTLKEISELLGKETIDSLSQSENRGAQTSHGLSYQKLGKELMTQDEIAVMDGGKCILQLRGVRPFFSDKYDLTKHPRYKYLSDADKKNVFDVERYMKRRPAIVKPDEPFDMYELSAKDLTDEPDNNSTKRKET
- a CDS encoding Maff2 family mobile element protein; translation: MEFFNSAIDVLQTLVIALGGGLCVWGGINLLEGYGQDNPAAKSQGVKQLVAGGGVALIGVTLIPLLSGLLG
- a CDS encoding VirB6/TrbL-like conjugal transfer protein, CD1112 family: MIIEMIQEWFKELLIDGIISNLSGTFDTVNTKVGEIAGEVGMTPAGWNGGIFNMIRGLSETVIVPIAGIILTFVMCYELIQLIVEKNNLHDFDTWLFWKWIFKTFCAVLIVTNTWNIVMAVFDMAQSVVNQSAGVIISDAGIDISGVVGNLETALADWSIGSLLGLWFQSIFVGLCSHILTIAIFLVIYGRMIEVYLTVSVGPIPFATMANREWGQTGQNYLKSLLALGFQAFLIMVCVGIYAVLVQNIAVGDDITVAIWECLGYTVLLCYTLFRTGSLAKSLFGAH
- a CDS encoding MT-A70 family methyltransferase produces the protein MKKYKVIYADPPWAYKVWSKKGAGRSAESHYPTMDIEAIKALPVGELADKDCALFLWITFPMLREAWGVMDAWGFTFKTVAFVWIKQCRKSEGLFTGMGYWTRANAEICLLATRGRPKRAARDVKQVILSHVERHSQKPEEARRRIEALMGDVPRIELFARASPPGWDVWGNEVASDIRLAERM
- a CDS encoding VirB4-like conjugal transfer ATPase, CD1110 family → MAYVTVPKDLTKIKSKMLFGLTKRQLVCFGSAALVGVPLFFLSKGSMGTTPAALCMILVMLPFFLFALYEKNGQTPEALLGNLIQCKFTRPKKRVYQTNNAYSALEKQAELERTVGRIASGAGKRGKGRRRLTRQERKQIEAVIRQARGDGKNHTVQASLPFRNMHPDGLCRLDDRHFSKTIAYADVSYRLAGPDDQRDIFERLCDFYNGYDPSIGVQMTLSSSHKAGGGDLFRMAAQGDDLDGIRAEASGILQTQYERGSNGYVKSKYVTLTIEAESVQAARARFSRIEADTLNRFKVMGAAAKVLDGKERLALLHGLLHPRGEPFAFEWDWLAPSGLSVKDFIAPSSFEFGETRRFRMGEMYGAVSFLQILAPEIQDRILTDFMDVEGNLLVTMHVRGINQNEAIKMVKRKITDLDAMKIQEQKKAARSGYDLDILPSDLSTYGGAAKNLLQDLQSRNERMFNMTFLMLHLAPTKQKLEIAVSQSASVAQTHNCILTRLDFQQEDGLMSSLPLGLNRIQIERSLTTSALAVFVPFVTQELFMGGDAMYYGLNALSGNMILLDRKQSRCPNGLVFGTPGSGKSMSCKREITYVMLTTKDNVIICDPEDEYSPLVNRLGGQVIRLSPNSRDYVNPLDINLNYSEEENPLALKSDFVLSFCELIMGSKTGLEAIEKTVIDRAVQKIYQPYFADPRPENMPILSDLMAALTAQHIPEADRVAQALDLYVNGSLNFFNHRTTVDIRNRLVCFDIKGLGKNLKKPGMLIVQDAVWNTVTVNRSIGRATWYFVDEFHLLLKEEQTAAYSAEIWKRFRKWGGVPTGATQNPKDLLHSPEIENILENSDFIYLLNLSAGDRKLMTERLNISAEQLAYVTNADPGSGLLFFQNVILPFKDEFPKTTELYRLLTTKPSEVSHDGQTG